Proteins encoded in a region of the Xylocopa sonorina isolate GNS202 chromosome 1, iyXylSono1_principal, whole genome shotgun sequence genome:
- the LOC143427003 gene encoding pre-mRNA-splicing factor ISY1 homolog, which yields MARNAEKAMTTLARWRAAQSNEGARKEQERRPYLASECRDLRKAEKWRMQIIREIAKKVAQIQNAGLGEFRIRDLNDEINKLLREKRHWEAQIKELGGPDYSRVGPRMLDHEGREVPGNRGYKYFGAAKELPGVRELFEQEPPPPPRKTRAELMKDIDADYYGYRDDDDGILLPLEQKAEQKAREKAVQEWQTQKEKEPEIEEKIETTAQKTIPSQQNIQEALLARKKQELLEKYVL from the exons atg GCGCGAAATGCTGAGAAGGCTAT GACGACTCTTGCTCGTTGGAGAGCTGCGCAGAGTAACGAAGGAGCCAGAAAGGAACAAGAGAGGAGGCCGTATTTGGCTTCGGAATGCAGAGACTTGAGGAAAGCGGAGAAATGGAGAATGCAGATAATCAGAGAGATTGCGAAGAAGGTTGCTCAGATACAAAACGCAGGTCTAGGGGAATTTCGTATTAGAGATTTGAACGATGAGATTAATAAATTGTTAAGAGAGAAACGACACTGGGAGGCTCAGATAAAAGAATTGGGTGGACCCGATTACTCTAGAGTAGGACCGCGTATGCTAGATCACGAAGGCCGTGAG GTACCCGGTAATCGTGGTTATAAATACTTTGGCGCGGCGAAAGAACTGCCAGGTGTTAGAGAATTGTTCGAACAagaaccaccaccaccgcctcgAAAAACGCGAGCCGAATTAATGAAGGACATCGATGCCGATTATTATGGTTAcagagacgacgacgacggcattTTGCTACCTCTAGAGCAGAAAGCGGAGCAAAAGGCGAGGGAAAAGGCTGTACAGGAATGGCAGACGCAGAAGGAGAAAGAGCCAGAGATCGAGGAGAAAATAGAAACTACCGCACAGAAAACGATACCTTCGCAGCAGAATATTCAGGAAGCGCTACTTGCGAGAAAAAAGCAAGAACTGTTAGAGAAATATGTACTCTGA
- the LOC143427052 gene encoding uncharacterized protein LOC143427052, with product MKKLVLWTVLLFCAARAEDCQDDKQPQCLATTTTPFDQYNDWNSASTIYDFHATDINGKDVSLEKYRGHVCIIVNVASSCSFTDTHYKELVQLYDKYSDKEGLRILAFPSNQFGGQEPGTSQEISDFVKKYNVTFDVFEKIDVNGEAAHPLWKWLKTQASGLITDSIKWNFTKFVINKEGKVVSRHGPNVNPLQLEPELEQLF from the exons ATGAAGA AACTGGTACTTTGGACGGTTTTACTTTTCTGCGCGGCTAGAGCCGAAGATTGCCAAGACGACAAGCAACCTCAGTGTCTGGCTACAACTACGACACCTTTCGATCAATACAACGATTGGAATTCGGCCAGTACAATCTACGATTTTCATGCCACCGATATcaatggcaaggatgtgtcgttgGAGAAGTACCGCGGTCACGTTTGTATAATTGTCAATGTCGCCAGCAGTTGTAGCTTCACCGACACCCATTACAAAGAGCTGGTACAGTTGTACGACAAGTACAGCGATAAAGAAGGTTTGAGAATTCTAGCGTTCCCGTCTAATCAGTTCGGTGGACAGGAGCCGGGCACTTCTCAAGAGATCTCCGATTTTGTCAAGAAATATAATGTCACCTTCGACGTGTTTGAAAAGATCGATGTTAACGGGGAAGCGGCTCATCCGTTATGGAAATGGTTGAAGACACAAGCGAGCGGATTGATTACCGACAGCATCAAATGGAATTTCACCAAATTCGTGATTAATAAGGAGGGAAAAGTTGTCTCCAGACATGGTCCAAATGTTAACCCGCTTCAATTGGAACCTGAATTGGAACAACTGTTTTAA
- the Sas gene encoding stranded at second gives MRIQDKRFLRAVAGLWLLGWVVTFSSAVDVEQPTQTSIGSVIEEVPGVQPLRGDARNETIERKSEYPIKEQNSKTTVEPKKKPVDFKVKTEQKYQKTFKDDDSKRGESSEAGAVAATTAATTSTTPMSTMKPSEDTTTRSTDTMAVTIPFLFRGEPLVPGLNYSFFNATSNGDYSSTSKTSTGEGGNATEETTAFRGRALNISAPEPMNSLHSNITDLSDVSMDDDDKEVEGGEYVATHNETAINISSSLLPTATMCLEGNRTYTMGEKIVRGCEEKCVCGEGGVVTDCKPLCSSPYVRANRGIEDPLCQEKVVNEEPCCAILVCAADSAPEPEETCVLGNRTLMRGERVADDDCSKVCICEAGGNLKCQQRCPPNDTISLTNEHDRCVILTDPRDVCCTITLCDVTLGDHEIRPETSTDLTVNLTDVKVLNSTAIKLKLSVKNPQDVTVEISDDNHVWRQQKPDKEGVISNLEPARSYYVRVTDGTSTDRPGPALQVFLPAEVVKTNISDKTPEKGTCSHMGKTYKVGAEWYDECISFCTCTEGGKTECLTIECPTDFGLDVLDAHCLDWETVPPNFVPKPPHCCPQEVRCRDNGSCNYEGNTYDNWTELPANVTGCEKRCYCEMGNVSCQAACPPVPALPPASLPCPSHQAALMHIPGDECCVEWNCRHPSSQSTGTNAPLATDTFNRQSIDDTSSLLNNKSDSSQQPDHGTSSPREDSKDVHSRTTDTTTTTTHGLFHYPMDPGHPTIPYNGPYSPDYKPTHPTVEDVFHLPPHVEKPATPVKEKIPTKSKSEAKKPVEPIAKTHRDDYFPGPLAPDKFLDKSNSMPTNGNENNHQYNKLPPGQKLAHATDQPQFVPLSPQQGFPMVPAKNPQNLPQSVFLSQLDNSAAAVGPPYMGPILNAPENLDPNVIVPVKKKTSPMDAFDVEKRKNPAGLPSRAKEGQRNPGQEILPEELYHLINLQHPGLVQLEHGPPEGHPGLYDIHQQISGQKHPPNNQIQAGYFGAGTGGPKKLAKPHVYTQKNEDGQTTYHIHTPDIPSSPQQIEELLAHIGEHDPNPGPFQHYPGQPAIPHNVAGGQTAALPVHIDAHIPHSGLTHLNHPFAAQTPNQSGMEHNVPAGFPLPGAIPGFPVASSADEVTVQLLEAVDENTVRLVFTVPQILVGLQGRVELRYTNDKTNFDVSTWKSQVFAPPSDLIATPQLEFELGDLKPSTEYKVKITVKMKDLANSPTSKIYSVRTLDKRAEVTTLPPQIPIDPELSVTETNSTWMNVVWRKFTVYELQFIDGVQLRYKERDGKVYSGTPLIHRAVNNYVIENLRPSTTYDVGIAFVPFPGQLTELVSEKTIQATTSMNPDPYAFDVKVEIKTIKSTDVEITWTGVPYPEDKYVNIYRAIYQSDSGKEDTSTFKIAKRDSHPKTVIGELKPGTRYRLWLEVYLTNGRIKKSNVQDFVTKPGVPLPATISQQTGKLAPVPLHEGDYYGPLVVVAIVASLAILSTLILLMMLMKRRTSSKADISSRKTTSAYDNPSYKTCEDAVTISNGRNKNTDHEMATINSNVKETV, from the exons ATGCGCATCCAGGATAAACGCTTCCTGCGCGCGGTCGCAGGACTCTGGCTGTTAGGCTGGGTGGTCACGTTCTCGTCGGCCGTCGACGTCGAGCAGCCGACGCAGACGAGCATCG GTTCAGTGATCGAAGAGGTGCCAGGAGTTCAACCGCTGCGCGGTGACGCGAGGAACGAGACGATCGAGCGGAAGTCGGAGTACCCGATCAAAGAGCAGAACTCGAAGACCACCGTCGAGCCAAAGAAGAAGCCGGTCGACTTCAAGGTCAAGACCGAGCAGAAGTACCAGAAAACGTTCAAGGACGATGACTCGAAGCGTGGCGAAAGTAGCGAGGCTGGTGCTGTCGCGGCGACGACGGCCGCCACGACGTCGACGACCCCGATGTCAACGATGAAACCGAGCGAAGACACGACCACGAGGTCGACTGACACTATGGCGGTCACCATCCCCTTTCTGTTTCGCGGCGAGCCTCTCGTACCTGGCTTGAACTACTCTTTTTTCAACGCGACGTCGAACGGCGATTACTCTTCGACGTCGAAGACCAGCACAGGCGAAGGTGGCAACGCGACGGAGGAGACGACGGCGTTCAGAGGAAGGGCGTTGAACATTTCAGCGCCAGAGCCGATGAATTCGTTGCATTCCAACATCACGGACTTGAGCGACGTCAGCATGGACGACGATGACAAGGAGGTCGAAG GTGGCGAATACGTGGCGACCCACAACGAAACCGCGATAAACATCTCCTCTTCATTGCTGCCCACGGCGACGATGTGTCTGGAGGGGAACAGAACGTACACCATGGGCGAGAAGATCGTCAGGGGTTGCGAGGAGAAGTGCGTGTGTGGCGAGGGTGGTGTTGTCACGGATTGCAAACCGCTATGCTCTTCGCCGTATGTGAGAGCGAACAGGGGAATCGAGGATCCGTTGTGCCAGGAGAAAGTGGTGAACGAGGAACCGTGCTGCGCCATTTTGGTCTGCGCCGCTGATTCAG CGCCTGAACCGGAAGAAACCTGCGTCTTGGGGAACAGGACGTTAATGAGAGGCGAACGAGTAGCTGATGACGACTGCTCCAAAGTCTGCATCTGCGAAGCGGGAGGGAATTTGAAATGCCAGCAGAGATGCCCGCCAAACGACACGATTTCGTTAACGAACGAGCACGACCGCTGCGTCATCCTTACCGATCCGAG AGACGTGTGCTGCACGATCACCCTTTGCGACGTAACCCTTGGCGATCACGAGATCCGACCGGAAACCTCCACGGATCTGACCGTGAACCTGACGGACGTGAAGGTGCTGAACTCCACAGCGATCAAGCTGAAGTTGTCTGTCAAGAATCCGCAAGACGTGACTGTGGAGATATCCGACGATAATCACGTGTGGAGGCAACAGAAGCCCGACAAAG AGGGTGTCATATCGAACCTGGAACCAGCGCGCTCGTACTACGTGCGAGTGACCGATGGAACATCGACGGATCGACCAGGACCAGCGCTGCAAGTGTTTCTACCCGCAGAGGTGGTCAAGACGAACATATCTGACAAAACACCGGAGAAAGGCACCTGCAGTCACATGGGTAAAACGTACAAGGTTGGCGCAGAATGGTACGACGAGTGCATCTCGTTCTGCACCTGCACCGAGGGTGGAAAGACCGAGTGCTTAACGATCGAGTGCCCCACGGACTTTGGCCTCGACGTGTTGGACGCTCATTGCCTAGATTGGGAGACGGTACCACCGAATTTCGTCCCAAAACCTCCTCACTGCTGTCCCCAG GAAGTACGGTGCAGAGATAATGGCTCGTGCAATTACGAGGGCAACACGTACGATAACTGGACCGAGCTGCCAGCGAACGTAACCGGATGCGAGAAGCGATGCTACTGCGAGATGGGGAACGTGTCCTGTCAGGCAGCCTGTCCGCCTGTCCCTGCTCTGCCACCTGCGTCGTTGCCCTGCCCGTCTCATCAGGCAGCGTTGATGCACATACCTGGCGACGAGTGCTGCGTCGAATGGAATTGCCGTCACCCGTCCAGCCAGTCTACCG GAACGAACGCGCCGTTAGCCACAGACACGTTCAATCGACAATCGATCGACGATACCTCGTCTCTACTAAATAACAAGTCGGACTCAAGCCAGCAACCGGATCATGGAACTTCCTCCCCGCGGGAAGATTCGAAAGACGTTCACTCGCGCACAACagacaccaccaccaccaccactcaCGGACTCTTCCACTACCCCATGGACCCTGGACACCCGACCATACCGTACAACGGACCGTACAGTCCCGACTATAAACCGACCCACCCTACAGTCGAGGACGTCTTTCATTTACCCCCGCACGTCGAGAAACCCGCGACCCCGGTCAAAGAAAAGATACCAACCAAGTCCAAGTCCGAGGCTAAGAAACCAGTGGAGCCTATCGCCAAGACTCACAGAGACGACTATTTCCCTGGGCCATTGGCACCAGACAAATTCCTGGACAAGAGCAACTCGATGCCAACCAACGGGAACGAGAACAATCACCAATACAACAAACTACCACCAGGACAGAAACTGGCGCACGCGACCGATCAGCCGCAATTCGTTCCACTGAGCCCACAGCAAGGATTCCCGATGGTGCCTGCGAAAAACCCCCAGAATCTCCCTCAGAGTGTTTTTCTATCGCAGTTGGACAATTCCGCGGCGGCTGTCGGTCCACCGTACATGGGCCCGATTCTGAACGCTCCAGAGAACCTCGACCCCAATGTGATCGTCCCAGTGAAGAAGAAAACTTCTCCGATGGACGCGTTCGACGTCGAGAAGCGAAAGAACCCGGCTGGTTTGCCCTCTCGAGCGAAAGAGGGCCAGAGGAATCCTGGCCAGGAGATCCTGCCCGAGGAACTCTATCATCTGATCAATCTGCAACATCCAGGACTGGTGCAATTGGAACACGGGCCGCCAGAAGGTCATCCAGGGCTGTACGATATCCACCAGCAGATATCCGGTCAGAAACACCCGCCCAACAATCAGATACAGGCTGGATACTTCGGCGCAGGTACAGGGGGCCCGAAGAAGCTCGCGAAACCGCACGTTTACACGCAAAAGAACGAGGACGGTCAGACGACTTATCATATCCACACGCCAGACATACCAAGCTCGCCGCAGCAGATCGAGGAGCTGTTAGCACACATTGGCGAGCACGATCCTAATCCTGGACCGTTCCAACACTATCCCGGACAGCCAGCCATACCTCATAACGTGGCGGGCGGCCAGACGGCCGCTCTGCCGGTTCACATTGACGCTCACATACCGCATTCAGGACTCACGCACTTGAACCATCCGTTCGCAGCACAAACGCCCAACCAGTCAG GTATGGAGCATAACGTCCCAGCAGGGTTCCCGTTACCAGGCGCCATTCCAGGATTCCCTGTCGCTTCTTCAGCCGACGAGGTCACCGTGCAGCTCCTCGAGGCCGTCGACGAGAACACCGTCCGCCTAGTTTTCACGGTCCCGCAGATTCTGGTTGGGCTCCAGGGACGCGTCGAGCTGCGCTACACCAACGACAAAAC GAATTTCGACGTCTCCACGTGGAAGTCGCAAGTGTTCGCACCGCCCAGCGACCTGATCGCGACGCCTCAGCTCGAGTTCGAGCTGGGCGATTTGAAGCCCTCGACCGAGTACAAGGTGAAGATCACGGTGAAGATGAAGGACCTGGCCAACAGCCCCACCAGCAAGATCTACAGCGTGAGGACGCTGGACAAACGAGCCGAGGTGACCACTTTGCCGCCCCAAATACCGATCGACCCCGAACTGAGCGTCACTGAGACGAACTCTACCTGGATGAACGTCGTGTGGAGGAAGTTCACCGTGTACGAGCTCCAGTTCATCGATGGCGTTCAATTGAGGTACAAAGAACGAGACGGAAAGGTTTACTCGGGCACGCCGTTGATCCACAGGGCGGTCAACAATTACGTGATTGAGAATCTGCGGCCGTCGACCACCTACGATGTTGGcatcgcgttcgtgcctttccCAGGGCAGCTGACGGAGCTGGTCAGCGAGAAAACG ATTCAAGCGACAACTTCGATGAATCCGGATCCGTACGCGTTCGACGTGAAAGTGGAGATAAAGACGATCAAATCGACGGACGTGGAGATAACGTGGACAGGCGTGCCGTATCCGGAGGACAAGTACGTGAACATTTACAGGGCGATCTACCAGAGCGACAGCGGGAAGGAGGACACCAGTACGTTCAAGATCGCGAAGAGGGATTCCCATCCGAAGACGGTGATCGGCGAGCTTAAACCAGGCACCAGGTACCGTCTCTGGCTGGAGGTTTATCTGACCAACGGGAGGATAAAGAAGAGCAACGTGCAAGATTTCGTGACCAAGCCTGGTGTTCCTCTGCCAGCGACGATATCGCAACAAA CGGGGAAACTTGCCCCCGTACCCCTTCACGAGGGCGATTATTACGGGCCTTTGGTGGTGGTAGCCATCGTCGCGTCTCTCGCGATTCTGTCGACCTTGATCCTCTTGATGATGCTCATGAAGAGACGGACTAGCAGTAAGGCCGATATATCCTCCCGTAAAACCACGTCGGCGTACGACAATCCTTCCTACAAG ACCTGTGAGGACGCGGTGACGATATCGAACGGTAGGAACAAAAACACGGACCACGAGATGGCCACCATCAACAGCAACGTGAAAGAGACCGTCTGA
- the LOC143424199 gene encoding uncharacterized protein LOC143424199 → MGFARFFLISCLLGASLEGIHGHGMLMDPVSRNSAWRKSFDVKPDYNDNQLFCGGYNIQYEQNQGKCGECGDDYAMPRPRPHENGGAYGTGVIVQNYTMGGEIINVKVKLTANHKGTFRFDLCPLRHPYDLETEECFSRYPLELADGGYDVEVPSTKMDFTIGVRLPKGVECNHCVFRWSYRAGNNWGRCEDGRSALGCGPQETFKNCADISIRNLRA, encoded by the exons ATGGGGTTCGCGAGATTCTTTCTGATCAGCTGTCTGCTGGGAGCCTCCCTCGAGGGGATCCACGGGCACGGGATGCTGATGGACCCGGTCAGCAGGAACAGTGCCTGGCGCAAGAGCTTCGACGTCAAGCCGGATTACAACGACAATCAACTGTTCTGCGGTGGATACAAC ATCCAGTACGAGCAGAACCAAGGCAAATGCGGCGAGTGTGGCGACGATTACGCTATGCCTCGTCCGAGGCCTCACGAGAACGGTGGAGCTTACGGAACTGGCGTGATCGTTCAAAA TTACACCATGGGAGGCGAGATTATCAACGTGAAGGTGAAACTGACAGCCAACCATAAGGGAACGTTCAGGTTCGACCTGTGCCCTTTGAGGCATCCCTACGACCTCGAGACCGAGGAGTGCTTCAGTCGCTACCCCCTCGAACTGGCTGATGGCGGCTACGACGTCGAAGTACCCAGTACGAAAATGGATTTCACGATTGGAGTTCGACTTCCAAAAGGCGTAGAGTGCAATCATTGCGTGTTCAGATGGTCATATCGAGCTGGGAACAACTGGGGACGTTGCGAGGATGGCAGATCCGCCCTGGGCTGTGGACCTCAAGAAACGTTCAAGAACTGCGCTGACATTTCCATTCGAAATCTCAGAGCTTAG